The Bifidobacteriaceae bacterium DNA window GGCGGCCGTCCGGACGGCCTTCTACCGCTTCATCCCCACCTTGCCGGTGTTCCTGGTCCTGAAGGCGGTCCTGACGAAGGAGCCCTGGGGCTGGGAGATGCTGGAGGCGGTGTACTTCCTGGGTCTGATGATTGTGTTCGCGGCCGGGTTGGCCGCGTTCATGGGCGCGTTGCAGGTCTACTTCCGGGACGCCGGCAGCTTCCTGCCCTACTTCCTGCGGATTTGGATGTATCTGTCGCCGGTGCTGTGGCCGCTGGCTGACTACGTGCCCGGCGGGAAACACGAGAACCTGTTCGGCTTGATGCTCTTCAACCCCATGTTTTCCATCTGCGGAGGCTGGGGCGAGGCGTTGCTGTTCTCCCAGACCGCGTTGTGGCAGTTGTGGGCAGCCGGTCTGGGCTGGGCGTTGGCCGCCTTCGTGGTCGGCTCGCTGTTCTTCATGTCGAGGGAGCGTGATTTCGCTGTCCGCATCTGACTCGGCCAAACCCGCCCAGCCGCCGGCGGTCTCCGTTCAGGATCTGTCGATCACCTACCGCACCACGTTCGAGAAGGTGCCCACTCTGAAGAGCGCCGTGGTCCGGCTGGGCAGGGGCGAGCGGGCCGTGCGGGAGGTCCACGCCCTCCAGAACTTGAGCTTCGACGTGCCCGTGGGCACCGCGCTGGGAGTGATCGGCGCCAACGGGGCTGGGAAGTCGACTCTGGTCAGGGCCGTGGCCGGCATCCTGGCGCCGTCGTCGGGCCGGATCGAGGTGCGCGGCCGGATCAGCTCGCTCCTGGCCCTTGGGGTCGGCTTCAACTACAAGCTGACCGGCCGGGAGAACGTGGTCCTGGGCGGCCTGGCCCAAGGCATGAGCCGCGCCCAGGTCGCCGAACGGGCGGAGGCCATCGCCGAGTTCGCGGATATCGGCGAGTTCATGGACATGCCGCTGACCACCTACTCTTCCGGGATGGCCACGCGCCTCGCCTTCGCCGTTGGCGTCCACATGGACCCGGACATCCTGATGATCGACGAGGCCCTGTCCGCCGGCGACGCCCAATTCAAGGTCAAAGCCGCCAAGAAGATGGAAGAGCTGATGCAGTCGGCCCGTGCCATGTTCCTGGTGTCCCACGCGCTCGGGTCGATCCGGGACATGTGCGACGACTGCATCTGGATCCACAAGGGCAAGCTGATGCTCCACGCCGACCCCCAGACCTGCATCGACGCCTACACCAAGTTCATCCAGGTGGGGGAGAACGCCTTCACCATGGACGACCTGTGACCTGACCGCCGTTTGCCCGATGCCGTCCGTCCGCCCACCGTTCAACGGTCCGGCGGGCGGACGGCCGGTGGTTTAGTCCCGGACGCGGCGGCGTGCCGCTGCCAGCACAAGAGCCAGCCCGGCCAGTGTGGCGGCGAGGGCGAGGACCGCGATGCCGCCAGAGGCGGTTCCCGTGATCGGCAGACCGCCGCCGGTGCCAGTCGGCGACTGACCGCTGGTCGGGGCCGCCGAGCCGGTTGGGCCGCCAGACTCGGTGGGACTGCCAGACTCGGTGGGGGCGCCCGATTCGGTGGGACTGCCAGACTCCGTCGGACTGCCAGACGCCGTGGGCGTGGGTTCGCCGGGGGCCGAGACCTCAAACGAAACGATCCACGTCCCAGACTGTTGGCCGACCAGTTCGACTTGATGGGCTCCAGGCTCCGCGTCGGCGGGGATGGTCCAATCGAGGCGGAGGCGCCCGTCCTGGTCGGCCTGGGCGGCGCCAAGGCTGACCGGGGTGGAGCGCATGGTTCCGGCGACGGTCTCGCCAGGCTGGAAGTTGACACCCGTCACGGCCGCGCCGTCTCCGGGTTCGAACTGGGTGGCGGACAGAGTCAATTCCGGCACGCCGATTCGCCATGGGGTCGTGGCCTGGTTGCCCGCCGGGTCGAGTTCCACTACTTCCACCAGGTCGCCTTCGCTGCCGCTGGGCGCCAGCGTGCAAGACCACGCGCCGTCCGGTCCGGCGGTGGCCGCGCACAGCGCGCTGCCGTTTGCGTCCACCACGGTGACCTGGTTGCCGGGTTCGGCCCCGGTTCCGGCAAGGACCGTCCCGTCGGACGGAACCGGTTCGACTCCGTTGGGCGCGGTGCGGTCCGCGAACCGGACCACCGCGGGAGACCCGCCCAGGATGTCGCTACCACCCACCCTCGCGGTGACCTCATAGGCGCCCGCGATTTGGCTGGTCAACGCCAGGTCGGCGGTGCCGTCCTGACCGGTTGTCGCCGTCACTTCGGCGGGCCCTGGGACCAGCCCGGCGGACACACCGGCGGGGATGGTGAACACGACGTGTTCGCCCTCCACGGGGTAGCCGCCCGCGTCGACCACGTACGCGGTGACCGTGCGGGTCGCCAAGCCGTCCGCCTCGGCTTCGCCAGATTGGCCTGCCAACCTGGTCAGGCCGGGGCCGAACGCCGGGGGACCGGCGGTGTACAACACGTCCACGGTGGTTTGCGTCCCGCCTGGGATGGTGGCCACGGGCTGGCCCGCCACTGAGACGCTGATCCTGTAGCTGCCGGGCGCCAGGGCCGTCACCGGCACGCTGGCCGTCCCGGACGCGTCGGCCGTGAACGGCGTGGACCAGGCCGAGGCGCCGGGCGCGCTCAAGGGCGCAGCCGAGACGACCCCGGAGGCGCCACCCAGCGGGGCGCCGCCGGCGTCCCTGAGGATTATGGCCACCGTGTAGGCGTCGGTTCCGTCAGCCACCACCCTGCTTGGGGAGGCGTTGGTCGCGGCCGGCGCCACGGCGAACTGGGAGCGGGCCGGATCGACCGGGTTCGCCGCGAACACCGCCACCGGATAGGGCGGCGTCGAGGACACTCCGCCGACTTCGGCGCGCACCGGGTAAGCCCCGTCCACAACCGATGTGACCACCGTTGTGACCAGTCCGTCAGCCCCAGAGGCGCCAGACCAGACGGTCGAACCGCTCGGGAAGAGCGCCCCACTGGGGTCCGCGTACGCCAACTCGAACTGGGCGGGCGTTCCCGGCACCGGATTCCCGTAGGAGTCGACCGTCGCCATGGTGACCGGCACTTGGGCCGCGCCGTCGGGGGCGGCGGGACCGCCGCCCACCGTCAAAGTCGCCAAAGACGCCGCCGGGTCGACTGGTCCGGGCGCGAACACCAACGCGGCCAGGCCGCCCAGCGGTTCGCCGGCGACTTCGGCCCGCACTTGGTAGTTGCCTGACCTGGTCACGCCGAATCCCGACCAGGTGGCGACTCCGGCCGCCGAGTCGACAGTCGCCGCGAACACCCAGGCCCCGGTGTCGGCCAGGCGGTAGTAGAAGCTCACCGGCAAGCTGCCCAGGAACGGGCTCCCGGACGCGTCGACCAGGTGGGCCACCGCCCCCGCGTCGGCGCCGCCCACAACGCCGGCGCCCGGAATCGGCTCGATCCACGAGGCGGTCCCGTCCCATGTCGGGGGCGGAGCCGTGGTCTTGAACTCCAGTTGCCTCTCGCCGATCAGATCGCCGTCCACCAGCGCTCTGAGGGCGGCGGTCACCTCAGACGCGGAGCCGATCTCGACGAGAGCGGCGCCGTCGGGGCCGGTTTCCGCCGGGCAGGTGGTTTGACCGTCGCAGGGGCCGCCGTGGAAGTGGGCCGGGCCACCCGCCGGCAGCGTGAAAACGACCGGCGTGCTGGTGATGATGTTGCCGTAGGCGTCCCGCAGGGCGGCTTTAGCCCAATGCAGGCCGCTGCCCGGCTCGACCGCGTCCTGGGAGGCCGTCAGCAGGCTGTGCGCCGCAGAGGCGGGCCCGGCTGCGAATTCGACCGACAGGACCGTCTGGTCGTCGGGAACGCCACCGGCGGGTGTGGCGGCCTTGACGTAGTACACGCCGGCCGTCTCGACGGTGAAGCCGTCCCACAAGGCGGTCCCGTCCGCGGGGTTCGCCGAAACGGTGGCTCCCGTGGTGAACGGACCGGTGGGGCTTTCGTGGCTGTAGGAGAAAGTGACTGGCACGGCGACCCCGGTGTAGACCTCCCCGGCGGAGTCCCGCAGGACGACCCGCGCCCGGTGGAACTCCGTGCCGACCGCCTTGGCCGGCGGGTTGTCCGCGTTGGACGTCATCTCAAAGTCAGAGCGGGCCGGGTCGTAGCCGAAACCGGTGAACTCCACCGTGGCCGGGGACCCGTTTGCGATCTGGACGCCATCCACCGAAGCGGTGACGTTGAACGTGCCCGGGCGCTTGGAGACCAGCCGCAACTGGGCCACCCCCAACGCCCCTCCCGCCGTGCCGGCCGGAACCGAGACGGTCACGCCCGCGCCGCCCGCCACATCGCCGCCGGCGGTCTTCGCGGTGACGCCCTCCGGCACCGCGAAGACCGCGATCCCGTCAGGCGCCAGGTTGGTGTTGGCGTCTCTCAACTCCGCCTGGACCACCAGTTCCGTCGCCCCGTCGGTCGGGGCGGTCCCCGGAGCGGGCGGACCGACCAGCCGGGACTGGCCCGCGATGGCCGGGCCGGCCTTGAATTCGAGGGTCCGGTCCGCGGGCGCAATGCTAGCCGTTCCGATCAGCGCTTTGACCCCGTGATAGACGTCTGCGGCCGTGGAGGTCAGATGGACCGTCAAAGTGCCGTCCAACCCCGTCGAATAGGGCCCCGGCTCGGTGATTTGGATCGCTCCCGGCAACGCGAAACTCACGCCCGCGCCCGGGACCAGCGATCCATCGGCGTCCCGCGCCGTGACCGTCACCGTGAACGGTGCCGTCCCGTCGGCCACGACCGCCTGGCCGTCCGGGTCCACGCTCCAAGACGACGCGGACGCGACGGCCGAGCCGGGGGCGAACTTCAAGTCCGCCGAGCCGGCCGGCAGGCCCACGTCTTCGCCCAACCAGGCTCTGACCTGTGCGGTGACCGCCGAGCCGGACACCACCTCGACTTGGGCAGCTCCGAGTTGCGAGGTCTCCACCTCGCACCGGTGCGGGTCGCAGCCCACGCTCGAGAACCGGGCCGGTCCGGAACTGGGCAGGGTGAAGACGGTGGGAGCTCCGCCCACCGGGTTGCCGTACGCGTCTGCGACGGCCAGCTTGGCCCAGTGGGCCGCCTGCCCGTTCGAGGCGATGGCGCCGGTCGATGCCGTAAACACGGCCGCCACGGCATCGCCGGCCACGAACTGAGCCGTCGCGCCGTAGTCCGCGTCCGGGCTTGGGAACTGGACCCCGCCGACCTCGGCCTTGAGCAGGTAGGTTCCCGCTTGTTCAACGGTGAACCCGGCCAGTTCGGCCACGCCCGTCGCCGGGTCGGAGGCGACCGGCGCCAACGCGGTCCAGGCGCCGGAGCCAAGTGACAGCCGGTAGGAGAACACCACCGGCAAGGACTCGCGCACATACGGGTCCCCGCTCGCGTCGCGGAGCACCGCCCGCAAAGTGTGCGACTCGGCAACGACCTGCTTGGCCGGCGGCACGTCCAACATGGTGGGGACCGTGAACTCGGACTCCTCGGCCGACCATTGCTGCGGCTGCGCCAACTGGGTGAACTCCACCGACGCGGGCGAGTTCAATTTGACCGGCTGGCCGCCCACCTCGGCCGTGAGCTGGTAGACGGCCGCGCTGGAGGACACCAGCTTGATTTCGGCCAGGCCGCGCCGGTTCGGGTTGGTTTCAGACGGATCGGCTGTGACCGGCACGTCGTCGGGGCCCGCCTTGTCGCCGGCGGCGGTCTTGGCGACCACTCCGGACGGGACGTGGAAGAACGCGGTGGCGCCCGGGGTCGGGTTGCCCCGCGCGTCGCGGAGGAGCGCGCCCACAGTCAACTCGGTCAGGCCGTCGGCTGGCGCGGTGTCTCCAGGCGCCACCAACTCCGAGTTGTCGCCTTCGGCAGACCCGGGGCTGAAGCGCAGGAGCCGGTCACCCTGCCCAATCTTTTCCCCGCCGATTTGGGCGTTCGCCGCCCAGCCGTCCGCGCCGTAATTGGCCGAGATGCTGGTGAAGGTGACGGACACGGTCCCATCCGGACCCGTCACGTAAGGGCCCTGGGCCGGGGCGATGGTCAACTGCGGGGAGTGGCCGAACACGACCTCGGTGTTTGGCACCTCGCCGCCGCCGGCGTTGCGGGCCGTCACCGTGGCCGTGTAGTGCTCCTGGCCGTCCGCCGTCAGCGGGCCGGTCGGAGTGACCGTCCAAGACGAGGCCGAGGCGAGCGCCACGCCGCCGGGCTGGGCGCCGAACTCGAGCTGCGCCGACCAGGCCGGTCCCGCGCCCACCAACGCCGTGATCTGTGCGATCACCGGGCTGTCCGCGACAATTTCGACTCTGGCCACGCCCAATTCGGAGGAGACCAGAGTGCAGGTGTACGGCTGGCACGGGGTTCCGGTGAAGCGCGCCGCGCCGCCGTCCGGCAAGGCGAAGGCCACCGGCTCGTCCTGGACTGCGTTGCCGCGCGAATCGAGGACGGTCACCCGCGCCCAATGGGTAGCCTGACCGTCGGGCTCCGCCAAACCGCCGGACGTGGCGAACTCGCTTTGCGCCACCGCCGCCGGACCGGCCTTGAACACCGCCAGCGCGACCGCGTCCGGGCCGCCGACTTGGCTCGCGCCGAGGGCGGCTTTCACCTCATACCAGCCCGCTTGGTCGACTGTGAACGAATTCCACACGGCGACCCCCGTGGCGGGGTCCGTCTGCGCTGTCGCGCCGGTCAGCCACGAGTCCTGGCCCACGGCCCGGTAACTGAACACCACGGACTGCTGACCCTGCGTGTACGGGCCGCCGTCGGCGTTTTTCACCGTCACACGGGGAGTGTGGAACTCGGTGGCCACCTGTTTGGCCTGGCCTGCCGTGCCGTCCATGGTCGGGACGTCCAGCACCGAGTCTGCGGCCGAGGCCCACGGTCTTGCGAACACGACATGAGCCGGCGAGCCCGTGACGATGGGCTCTGGGCCGACAGTCGCGGTCACCTCGAAGGTGCCTGACCGGTCCGAGACCACGGCCAGCCGGGCGATCCCGACCGCGCCGCCGCCAGCCCCGTCTCCGGCCGGCACGGTCACGGTCACGCCGGCGCCGCCCCGCACGTCGCCGTCCGCGGTCTTGGCCGTCAAACCCTCCGGGAGCGCGAACACCGCCGACCCGTTCGGCGTCAAGGACCCTTGCGCGTCCCGCAGTTGCGCCTCAACCACCAACTCGTCCGAGCCGGTGGCCTGCCCCGGCTCGTCCGGCTCGACCAAGCCGGATCGGCCCGCCACGGCTGGCCCCGCAGGGGCCTGCCCAAACGCGATCGTTTGGTCTGCCACAGCCACGTTCCGCCCGTCGACCAGCGCGTTGACGGTGTAGTCGCCTGCGATTAGGGAAGTGAATTCGACCGTCACCTGTCCGCTCTGTCCAGCCGCGTACGGCCCCGCCGGGTCGATCGCCACCGCCGACGGCACGTCGAACGTGACGGCCGCCCCCGGCACCGGCACGGAATCGGCGTCCCGGACGGTCACCACGGCCGTGTAGGACCCCGCGCCGTCGGCCGGGACCGGGGTCGCCCCGGTCGGCTGGACAGTCCACGAGGACTTCGCCGCGACCGGGGTGGGCGCCACGAATGAGACAACGGCGGGCGAGCCGGTGGTGATCGGCTCGCCGTTCAGCGTCGCGGTCACGTTGTACGCCCCCGGTGTGGTGGAGACCAGATACAGATAGGCGACTCCCAGCGGCGTGCCGTGCCTTCCGTCGCCGGCGGGCACAGTCACTGTGACGCCATCGCCGCCGGCCAGGTCGCCGGCCTCGGTCTTGGCTGTGACTCCGGCGGGCACCGCGAACACGGCGCTGCCCTCGGCGGTGAGAACGCCCTGCGCGTCTTTCAGCTCGGCCCGGACCAGCGCCTGAGCCACGCCGTTGGCCTCGGTCGCCGTGTACGGAGTGCTGAGCGTCGAAGCCGAGGCGACCGCCGGGGCCGCCCGGAAGGTCACGGGCGCGGGCGGGTCGGGGATCCGATCGTTCAAGAGCCAAGTCTCGGCTTGCAGCAGATAGGTGCACGGCTCTAGAGACGTGACTTGCCAGCGGACCACGCCATCCTCCAGGGCCGCGTGGTAGCCCAAGTCGCCGTTGCCGGAAGCGCCGCTGTCGCAGCTGAAGGTGTAATAGACAGTGCCGGCGGCGTCCGCCATGGGGTAGCCCTCGGCATCGAGCAAATGGAGCTCAAACGTGTGCGGGCTGAAACCGTTGGCCACCACCGTGGCGCCGTTCCTGGCCGTGGGGATGTCGTAATACGACCGGCCCGGGTCGACCGTTTGGGCCGTGAAGGTCAGGCGCACCGTCCCGTCCGAGGCGACCACCTGGGTTTCCGCGGCGTTCTTGACAGTCGCCACGCCCTGCGGGGAGGCGAGGGTCACCCCGCCGGTCTGATTGGTCGCGCTCCAGGCGGTCACTTGGATGGAAGCCGAGCCGTCGGTGCCCACCGGCGCCGTGGCCCAGCCGCTGGTCCCGCCGACCGCTGTGAGCGAGTACGGCATTTGGAAGCTGACCGAGCCACTGGTCACCGGATCCCCGAAGGCGTCGTTCAACCGGGCCGCCACGGTCAGCGGCTGGTGGGCGTTGGCCACGGCGGTCGCCACGTCAGGCGCGATCAGCCAAGAGCGCGACGGGTCGACTACGCCGCGGTGCGCGAGGCGCGCCACGTCGTTGCCGTCAGCTGGCCGGAGCTTCAACTCGAAACCGCCGCCGCCCGCGACCGGGTCGTTCCCGGCCGTCACGGCGATCACGTAGCTTCCGGGCACATCGCCTCGGAAGGTGGTGGTGTAGACCCCCGGGGCGCCTTCGGTGAACGCGGGGCCAAAGCTCAGGCTGGCGCCCTCCGGTCCGGACACCAACCGGGGCGTCAAGCCATCCGCCGCGCCGGCGAACGGCGCCCCGTCGGTCCCGTAGAGCTGAACGGTGATGGCGCCGGTGGTCGTGTCGTCAGTTGGAACCAAGGCGTCCGACACGGTGAACCACGTGTCGGCGTGATCCGGGTCGATCCTGGGTGCGCTACCCGCTTCCCAGGTCAGAGTCTTGGGCGAGCCGCCCACGGCGGCGCCGGCAATGGTCGCGGTCAGTTCACAGGTCCCCTCGTCGCCCTGGATGAGGGCCTCCAAACGGCCGACGTCGGAGGTGTCTTTGGTCAAAGACCGGTTATGGCTCTCCGTGAACTCCGCGTCGCAGTGGTCGCCGCTCAAGGTCAATTGGACCTCCACGTTGGGCACGCGGCTGGCCCGGTCCTCGGACCAGGAAGTCACAACGGCGTTGTATTGCTCGCTTGGCGTGATGGCGTCCGGCGTGCCGTCCGGCTGGTCCTCCGGATCGTCCGGGAAGTCGCGCGGCGTGGACGGC harbors:
- a CDS encoding Ig-like domain-containing protein, whose amino-acid sequence is MDTGAPEAEWGRQTVIIEATDAFGYPPSEGDFDLEAADTDPWDGDGLDFSWPECTEEDPYTYECLSGRWEAQVYSAYPGYRHLVATGSSYSEQATLVNADYRPYTVLWAPFTAVAGASAAASTLVVEPSTPRDFPDDPEDQPDGTPDAITPSEQYNAVVTSWSEDRASRVPNVEVQLTLSGDHCDAEFTESHNRSLTKDTSDVGRLEALIQGDEGTCELTATIAGAAVGGSPKTLTWEAGSAPRIDPDHADTWFTVSDALVPTDDTTTGAITVQLYGTDGAPFAGAADGLTPRLVSGPEGASLSFGPAFTEGAPGVYTTTFRGDVPGSYVIAVTAGNDPVAGGGGFELKLRPADGNDVARLAHRGVVDPSRSWLIAPDVATAVANAHQPLTVAARLNDAFGDPVTSGSVSFQMPYSLTAVGGTSGWATAPVGTDGSASIQVTAWSATNQTGGVTLASPQGVATVKNAAETQVVASDGTVRLTFTAQTVDPGRSYYDIPTARNGATVVANGFSPHTFELHLLDAEGYPMADAAGTVYYTFSCDSGASGNGDLGYHAALEDGVVRWQVTSLEPCTYLLQAETWLLNDRIPDPPAPVTFRAAPAVASASTLSTPYTATEANGVAQALVRAELKDAQGVLTAEGSAVFAVPAGVTAKTEAGDLAGGDGVTVTVPAGDGRHGTPLGVAYLYLVSTTPGAYNVTATLNGEPITTGSPAVVSFVAPTPVAAKSSWTVQPTGATPVPADGAGSYTAVVTVRDADSVPVPGAAVTFDVPSAVAIDPAGPYAAGQSGQVTVEFTSLIAGDYTVNALVDGRNVAVADQTIAFGQAPAGPAVAGRSGLVEPDEPGQATGSDELVVEAQLRDAQGSLTPNGSAVFALPEGLTAKTADGDVRGGAGVTVTVPAGDGAGGGAVGIARLAVVSDRSGTFEVTATVGPEPIVTGSPAHVVFARPWASAADSVLDVPTMDGTAGQAKQVATEFHTPRVTVKNADGGPYTQGQQSVVFSYRAVGQDSWLTGATAQTDPATGVAVWNSFTVDQAGWYEVKAALGASQVGGPDAVALAVFKAGPAAVAQSEFATSGGLAEPDGQATHWARVTVLDSRGNAVQDEPVAFALPDGGAARFTGTPCQPYTCTLVSSELGVARVEIVADSPVIAQITALVGAGPAWSAQLEFGAQPGGVALASASSWTVTPTGPLTADGQEHYTATVTARNAGGGEVPNTEVVFGHSPQLTIAPAQGPYVTGPDGTVSVTFTSISANYGADGWAANAQIGGEKIGQGDRLLRFSPGSAEGDNSELVAPGDTAPADGLTELTVGALLRDARGNPTPGATAFFHVPSGVVAKTAAGDKAGPDDVPVTADPSETNPNRRGLAEIKLVSSSAAVYQLTAEVGGQPVKLNSPASVEFTQLAQPQQWSAEESEFTVPTMLDVPPAKQVVAESHTLRAVLRDASGDPYVRESLPVVFSYRLSLGSGAWTALAPVASDPATGVAELAGFTVEQAGTYLLKAEVGGVQFPSPDADYGATAQFVAGDAVAAVFTASTGAIASNGQAAHWAKLAVADAYGNPVGGAPTVFTLPSSGPARFSSVGCDPHRCEVETSQLGAAQVEVVSGSAVTAQVRAWLGEDVGLPAGSADLKFAPGSAVASASSWSVDPDGQAVVADGTAPFTVTVTARDADGSLVPGAGVSFALPGAIQITEPGPYSTGLDGTLTVHLTSTAADVYHGVKALIGTASIAPADRTLEFKAGPAIAGQSRLVGPPAPGTAPTDGATELVVQAELRDANTNLAPDGIAVFAVPEGVTAKTAGGDVAGGAGVTVSVPAGTAGGALGVAQLRLVSKRPGTFNVTASVDGVQIANGSPATVEFTGFGYDPARSDFEMTSNADNPPAKAVGTEFHRARVVLRDSAGEVYTGVAVPVTFSYSHESPTGPFTTGATVSANPADGTALWDGFTVETAGVYYVKAATPAGGVPDDQTVLSVEFAAGPASAAHSLLTASQDAVEPGSGLHWAKAALRDAYGNIITSTPVVFTLPAGGPAHFHGGPCDGQTTCPAETGPDGAALVEIGSASEVTAALRALVDGDLIGERQLEFKTTAPPPTWDGTASWIEPIPGAGVVGGADAGAVAHLVDASGSPFLGSLPVSFYYRLADTGAWVFAATVDSAAGVATWSGFGVTRSGNYQVRAEVAGEPLGGLAALVFAPGPVDPAASLATLTVGGGPAAPDGAAQVPVTMATVDSYGNPVPGTPAQFELAYADPSGALFPSGSTVWSGASGADGLVTTVVTSVVDGAYPVRAEVGGVSSTPPYPVAVFAANPVDPARSQFAVAPAATNASPSRVVADGTDAYTVAIILRDAGGAPLGGASGVVSAAPLSAPGASAWSTPFTADASGTASVPVTALAPGSYRISVSVAGQPVATIPGGTQTTVDVLYTAGPPAFGPGLTRLAGQSGEAEADGLATRTVTAYVVDAGGYPVEGEHVVFTIPAGVSAGLVPGPAEVTATTGQDGTADLALTSQIAGAYEVTARVGGSDILGGSPAVVRFADRTAPNGVEPVPSDGTVLAGTGAEPGNQVTVVDANGSALCAATAGPDGAWSCTLAPSGSEGDLVEVVELDPAGNQATTPWRIGVPELTLSATQFEPGDGAAVTGVNFQPGETVAGTMRSTPVSLGAAQADQDGRLRLDWTIPADAEPGAHQVELVGQQSGTWIVSFEVSAPGEPTPTASGSPTESGSPTESGAPTESGSPTESGGPTGSAAPTSGQSPTGTGGGLPITGTASGGIAVLALAATLAGLALVLAAARRRVRD
- a CDS encoding ABC transporter ATP-binding protein, which encodes MISLSASDSAKPAQPPAVSVQDLSITYRTTFEKVPTLKSAVVRLGRGERAVREVHALQNLSFDVPVGTALGVIGANGAGKSTLVRAVAGILAPSSGRIEVRGRISSLLALGVGFNYKLTGRENVVLGGLAQGMSRAQVAERAEAIAEFADIGEFMDMPLTTYSSGMATRLAFAVGVHMDPDILMIDEALSAGDAQFKVKAAKKMEELMQSARAMFLVSHALGSIRDMCDDCIWIHKGKLMLHADPQTCIDAYTKFIQVGENAFTMDDL
- a CDS encoding ABC transporter permease — encoded protein: MAKSAAESSEVRDELHVYEAGRAGLPKFGPYVRDLVARWPFAAEFSRSSIRSAHTDTVFGRLWLVINPTLLAVVYFILVIILTQRPLREGGPVLTQICCGLFLYTFFQSAVSTGASSVTGGGALISRMAFPRLLMPLAAVRTAFYRFIPTLPVFLVLKAVLTKEPWGWEMLEAVYFLGLMIVFAAGLAAFMGALQVYFRDAGSFLPYFLRIWMYLSPVLWPLADYVPGGKHENLFGLMLFNPMFSICGGWGEALLFSQTALWQLWAAGLGWALAAFVVGSLFFMSRERDFAVRI